CCGTGGTCAGTAACGTCATGACCTTTTTCAGTAAGATATTTTCCTATGGCATTTTTCAGTTCAAGGCCGGCGTGGTCTGTTGCTAAATGTATTTTCATATTCTTATCCGTCAATGGCTGCAAACTCCTTCATTGTGGTAACAGGATCATCAGTGCCAAACACACCGGAACCTGAAACAACAATATCGGCACCAGCATTGGTCACCTCTCTGGCGTTTTGGAGCTTTACATCACCATCCACAGAAATTTCGGGGCGGCCATTCTCCATCTTATCAACCCATTCACGAACCTTGGCAATGCGGTCCATCATTCCAGGGATAAATGTCTGACCGCTGAAACCGGGCTCAACCGACATCACCAGCACCAGATCCACATCTTCCAGTGTATCCTCTATCGTTTCAAGATCGGTGCTGGGCCGGAGTGTAATGCCCGGCCTGACACCTTCGTTCCGAATCTGCTGAAAAACTTCCCGCACTTTTGGACATGTTTCAATATGAACGGTG
Above is a window of Candidatus Neomarinimicrobiota bacterium DNA encoding:
- the rpe gene encoding ribulose-phosphate 3-epimerase: MIKLSPSLLSADFSNLSLALDQCKEGGTSMVHIDVMDGHFVPNITMGPVVVKGVRRATDQILDVHLMIENPDRYITDFAKAGSDMITVHIETCPKVREVFQQIRNEGVRPGITLRPSTDLETIEDTLEDVDLVLVMSVEPGFSGQTFIPGMMDRIAKVREWVDKMENGRPEISVDGDVKLQNAREVTNAGADIVVSGSGVFGTDDPVTTMKEFAAIDG